The following are from one region of the Silene latifolia isolate original U9 population chromosome 9, ASM4854445v1, whole genome shotgun sequence genome:
- the LOC141600327 gene encoding COX assembly mitochondrial protein 1-like yields MHPPLTLHKHPMCAEIIEDFQKCHAEYPYGKFFGSCTELKIKLDRCFRQEKAAKRKANFEESKKRKEILQAYRRETAEQT; encoded by the exons ATGCATCCACCTTTGACGTTACACAAACATCCAATGTGCGCTGAA ATAATTGAGGATTTCCAGAAATGTCATGCGGAATACCCATATGGCAAGTTTTTTGGTAGCTGCACAGAACTTAAAATTAAGCTTGACCGTTGCTTTAGGCAAGAG AAAGCTGCAAAGCGAAAGGCTAATTTTGAAGAGAGCAAGAAGCGGAAAGAGATACTGCAAGCTTACAGAAGAGAAACTGCAGAACAAACTTAA
- the LOC141602029 gene encoding uncharacterized protein LOC141602029 — protein MSTKIDGEVHTSGSVHDSATTQGDVHDSAATQGDVSSSDSDSDSIPMTKDGKLSPYFLSTSDKAGDKLIVITLKGDNYDEWALKLRGVLRSKKKTGFIDRSIKKPADGSDELEDWYMVNAMVVNWIFNCIDPDLGSSISYVEEAKVLWDDIEQRFSVGNGPKLHRTKGSIMACKKGEKETITEYLGRLKKLCDELDKFDRQPTCTCGGCKCGLNKQLDKKRDEDKLHAFLLGIDSAYSTVVSNLLLQEPLPSLNRAYSTLIQEEGVKGKLVPLNGARSTENRGAPVGGFAARYTPSTRTPEGEEKETNEGRPKCDHCNKWGHLKKSCFELIGYPKGWRERGRGNGGRGGSSSSTGPGRGSAAAARINEDGGQ, from the coding sequence ATGAGCACTAAAATTGACGGAGAAGTTCATACCTCCGGTTCCGTTCACGATTCCGCAACAACTCAAGGAGACGTTCACGATTCTGCAGCAACTCAAGGAGACGTCAGTTCCTCCGATTCTGATTCCGATTCAATTCCCATGACGAAAGACGGTAAACTCAGTCCTTATTTTCTTTCTACCTCTGATAAAGCGGGTGATAAATTGATAGTTATTACCCTGAAAGGCGACAATTATGATGAATGGGCATTAAAATTGCGTGGAGTCTTGCGCTCAAAGAAGAAAACCGGCTTCATTGACCGGTCAATCAAAAAACCCGCTGATGGTTCGGATGAACTTGAGGACTGGTACATGGTTAATGCGATGGTGGTAAATTGGATATTCAATTGCATTGACCCGGATTTGGGGTCTTCTATTTCTTATGTGGAAGAAGCGAAAGTTTtgtgggacgatattgagcaacgCTTTAGCGTTGGTAATGGTCCGAAATTGCACAGGACAAAAGGCTCGATCATGGCTTGCAAGAAAGGTGAAAAGGAGACAATTACTGAGTATTTGGGGCGCCTCAAGAAACTTTGCGATGAACTCGATAAATTTGATCGTCAACCTACTTGCACTTGTGGTGGTTGTAAGTGTGGATTGAATAAACAACTTGACAAGAAGCGAGATGAAGACAAATTACACGCTTTCTTGTTAGGTATAGACTCGGCCTATTCCACTGTGGTTTCAAATTTACTGCTACAGGAACCCCTCCCATCTCTCAACCGCGCATACTCCACGCTGATTCAGGAAGAGGGCGTCAAAGGCAAGCTCGTTCCTTTAAATGGCGCACGTAGCACTGAAAACAGAGGAGCACCTGTTGGTGGTTTTGCGGCTCGATATACACCCTCTACTCGCACACCAGAGGGAGAAGAGAAAGAGACCAATGAAGGACGCCCCAAATGTGATCACTGCAACAAATGGGGTCATCTAAAGAAGTCATGCTTTGAACTCATTGGATACCCAAAGGGCTGGCGTGAGAGGGGCAGAGGCAATGGCGGCCGTGGGGGAAGCAGCAGCAGCACGGGACCTGGCCGTGGAAGTGCAGCAGCAGCACGCATCAATGAAGACGGTGGACAATAA